TCAAACATGTGTATCCCGTGCACAACGATTTAGTGGCTGTTTCGTGTCTGCGGTTTCACCCCGCCGCAACAGATAGCAACtgtagtttcttaaacaatttAGTTTTGATGGAGTCTGGAAATTTTTCAGATATCCGAgagctgttgggtattagtaaatgataaatatatgtactgtttatatttatgtggcagttttgtacaatgataaaatttgcaattcctCGGTCCGTTTGTGACTCAAACGGGCTGTAGGCTACACTCGAAATGTTTCTTCAAAATGTATAGCCTGTCCATCTCAGAGACAGATATACCTTGGTGATAGATGTATATATAAACAGATGTCTACCGCGTTCGCTATAATCATGTCTGCTGTATATTTTTTGTTGCAGCGTGGGTGGACGACGTGGACAACCGCAGCCGTGGACCCCAGGGTGATGGGAATCAGCCCCATCGTCATGGACTTGTTACATATGGTCAAAGTATGACTTACAGGACCTTCTCAAACTTCTGTGTCCCCGTCGGGGTGTTCCCCCTCAATGGTATCGAGTAAGAATAAAAATGAGTTCAGACTGTTTTGTAGGTTAACATTAGCTGTGTTATACTCTCGATATTCGGGCCTCATGTGCAGATGGGGGAAcaagagaaatattttcatgtaagtAACCACTGCTCCCTTTGAGTGTGCCAGTGACGACAAAAGTAGAAACATTTTCTCTTTGTGTTTCACGAGTTCAACAACACTTTGAATAGTGTTTCAGTTTGATCTCACTGTGTCGAATTCGTGTAGAAGGAAATCCCGTAGGTGTCATGGTTTGGGTCATATAGGAGTTGCTGTGTTGGGAATCCTAAGGCTGTTCTGGTTTAGGTCACGGAGGAGTTCCTGAATTGGAATCCTAAGGCTGTTCTGGTTTGGGTCACGGATGAATTCCTGAATTGGAATCTTAAAGCTGTTCTGGTGTGGGTCACGGAGGAGCTCCTGAATTGGGAATCCTAAGGTTTTTCTGGTTTGGGTCACGGAGGAGTTCCTGAATTGGAATTCAAAGGCTGTTTTGGTTTGGGTCACGGAGGAGTTCCTGAATTGGAATCCTAAGGCTGTTCTGGTTTGTTCTGGTTTGGGTCATGTACGAGTGTGAGGAAATCTTACAGTGAAATGTGGGTCCCGACAAACTTGGAACATGATTTGGAAATTCATCGCAGGTTTCTGGCACACCCAAGGGAAACAACTACCAGCATCCAAGACGTCTCTTTTTCACCTTTTTTTGTATCCTCGTCATGTTCCAGATGTCTCCATGAAagaatgctttgcttgtttcaGAATCTTCACCATCACTTCCGAGCCTATGGAGGATGGACTTTTGCGTTTAAGGACTACTATGAATTGAACTTTACGGAGTCTTTAGACAACCCCAACACCCAAAAGATGGCCGACATCATAGACcctatttgtaaatatatcctcatGCTTTATAACTGCAATGATCTTTAACGGGACCTTCATTTCACCTCAAGTCCATCCATTCATGTAATTCCAAACAAAGATGTCAATATGATTCTAACAGTCGTATGTGTACATTTGCTGATTTAGCAAATCATTCCAGTGGAACCGATGCTTTAAAATACTTCTCTCACTGTCCCAGTGTGATTTGATTACATTATGGAAACAGCGAGTATCCCTTGAGGAAGTATATTACACAATATATGAAActataaaatgtgaaatatatttaaaccaACACTGACCGACAGtatgcttttaacaatattccagaaatatgacGGCGGAGAAACCAGAAATATTCTTCACACagtttacccatgtggggaatcgaacccgggccttcgaacgctaacctctaggctaccccatcgcctaggttgacacatgtcatcggctcccagttgcgcagatcgatgctcatattgttgatcactggattgtctagtccaggttcgactatttacagaccgccgccatatagctggaatattgctgagtgcggcgtaaaactaaattcactcactcactcataaacgtAATTTCAAACCACGCAATGTTCATATTGTCTGTATACATTCCAGCGTACAACGACAAGCTTACCATGCCAAAACTGATCATCAGTACAGGTGGGGACGAGTTCTTCCTTCCCGACGACTCTCACTACTACTACAAAGACCTCAATGGACCGAAATACCTCAGGTGAGTCATATAACGTCCTGGAAGCTTTATGTGTACCCCGTTTAAGTTTTATATAAATGACTTCATAATGCTTCTGATCACTGAATAGAGACATAGGTCGTAAATACTGTACGGATTTATGCCAGTAGGTCTTTCTAACAATCCACTGGACCATATGATTAAATAATGATAGAAAGACGTGTGTTTGCTAGATGAACCCCGCGAAGATCTgggtaagaactgatcttcagcagcctatGGCTGTAAGAGGTCGACTGGTCAGggtcgcggacttggttgacacatgtcatcgtattcccactgcgcagatcgatatgttgttgatcacgggattgtctggttcagacttgattatttacaatccgctgacatatagctggaatattgctgagtgggacgTTAAGcaatcaaataaacaaaacttgCTATATGAGAAGAAAAGATCATTTGTAAGTACAACGCACTATACCTCGCCCAGAACAGGATCAGTGTGCACTTATTGTAAACATTCTCATTATGTTGATCGTGTTATATGTTTGCATTCCAGAATATTACCGAACGCTGAACATAGCTGCGCTGGACATGAGATCAGCTTGTTGTTTACCATGCGAGCTTTCTTCATGTCGATTATGTCGGTAAGGATTCGTGAAGTGTACTGACTTGGTCATAACAGTTCTGAAGCAATATGTGCAAGGAGCGACCAAAGGGATCGGTGGTCAGGATAGATACCTTGGTCGCCTCTAATATAAAGGAGCGGGGATGATGAGGATTGTGGATATCGATGACTGTATTTTCTGATCCAGATTTGACTGTTTTTAGGCTGGAATAATGTAGTAATGCTGAATGTGGAATCATACAGGAATCATCGTGGAATCAGTTTGACATTGTCCATGTGTAAACTGACGAAAATATTACCACACGGGCGTGTTTCGCTTAGAAATGGTCGCCAGAAAGACATAGAGGTGTGTAGACCTTACCCTATTACCATATAAAAGGTCCTTACACATTTATAGCGTACCCTATACAAAAGGCTTATAGTAATAGGGTAGGGTCTGTACCCCTATACATGTCTTTCTAACGCTGTTTCTAAGTGAAACACGACCCTACTGATGTTTCAGCTTACAGTTATCGGATCATGTCGGAAAGGATCGAAAAATTCACTTTAACCAAACACTCAATCTGTTTAGCTTAGATATTAGCTGATTAAGGAAAAAGACACTTTTCAGTACTTACACGTATGCATTGATGAATCCCGCAATGTCGTATGTGGCAACTACACTGTGATTCTCGCTTAATATACTACACCAACAGCCTATGTACGTCGTAAATTTGGTCATCATATTCTGTGAGTATCGTTGCTCATACCACCAGACACCGTCTTATAGCTTGAATATCATCACGCCAATAAACAACTACGGTAGATTAACCATACCAAAGATTTAGAAGCCGGTGACTATTCTACCTACTCTAATGTTCCCGATGAAAGAACTGTCTCTTGATAATCATAGGATCATTTAGGGCACATGTGGTGACACTGGTAGATTCGAATACTTTGCTTGCTTTGTTCTGAGGTCTACTTTGGTATAAAACGGTTATGAATATTTGTATAACGTTAACGGGTATTTTACTGTTAATAAGAACGAGTGTCTTTCTTTTAGGCGACTCCACTACCGAAGTTTTCCTGGGTTCGAGAACTGGTGAGTAGAACTACTATACTACAAGGAATCTAGATAAACGAACAGATTCACCATTGCAGTATTTTATATTGATTACGTAACTGTAATGGAGGGAACAGTTTCCCGTTAGTTATCCATGCACTTCTTCTGGACAACACATGCTGTACATTGCAGACCGCCAACGGAGGCAAAATAACCGTGACCACGGAGACGGAGCCTTTGACTGTGACTGCCTACTGGGCCAAGACCATAGGAGGAGAAAGGTAGTCCACGCCATTCTTGCACATTCCCTCATTCTGTCACACAGATATAATCTATGCCTATAATTAAAAGGAACATTTTAAcggttacctcccctgaatggCTGGGTGCATATTCGACAGCTCTCAGGAAACAAGAGCATAATCCAATGTATCTACCAAAATCAGCTAAAACATAGCATTCCACTGAAAAGGAAAATAACCATCCAGATGACAGAAAGTGGTGGTTTTCCcacaatattcaaactatattaCTGGCTCACCTTCATATCAGATGGTATTGACCAATGATAGATTCTCTTTTTGATGGAATGTCTTTACAAGAGAGTGTTAATAAACATCGGGACAGtggggttagcctagtggttaccgggttcgattcccctcatgggtacaacgtgtgaagcccatctctggtgtccccagtcgtgacattgctgaaatattgctaaaagcggaataaaattcactcactcaataaacaTCAGACGCCTAATTTTAAAACATCTATGACAACATAACACAGATTCGGCGTGTTATATTATATTCCAGGCGTGACTTTCGTCTGCTGGTGGGCACCCCTGGCGACCCCGACAAACCGTTCCCCCATCCAGTAGTCTGGCACAGTCAGTCCACAGAATATGCTGTAAGTGTTGTCCATGTGAAGCCCACACAGGGGATGGAATGATGTAAACCTCACGAAATGTCAATTATGCCATTAAAAATTGTAGGGGATATTGTATTTTGCATCCATACCACAAGCCGCTATCAATGCACTGAATGCATATGAGATAAAGTAATAcgtatatccatacagatgaaccgtttccaaaggaatggaacaaATTGTCGAATTTTACTTTAATTtctcatcatctgtttcctccttggcttcgtCAGTCTTGTAAATTCGACATCCCATCCCTTCTTaattaattatatatatgtgtctgtgtgtgtctgtatgattaattcgtgttatttttttaaatgactgGATATAGATGGCgctgttatatttttttaatattttatatattttcatgaaatgaaagTAACATTTATTTTAATGTAGCACTTTAAGATTTTTACTGCTGTCCCACGGCAAGATAATTACGCTAGCTGCATAGTGACTGGACTTTGTGACACTTTCTGACAGGATTGGTGTGTGTAAAGCCCATAATAGTCAGTGAgtggtttagttttatgccacactcggcaatattccagctgtaaggcggcggtctgtaaataatcgagtctggacaagacaatccagtgatcaacaacatgagcatcgatctgcgcaattgggaaccgatgacatgtgtcaaccaagtcagcgagcctgaccacccgatcccgttagtcgcctcttacgacaagcatagtctccttttatggcaagcatggcttcctgaaggcctattctaccccgggacctttacgggtcaaaGCTCCCAATAACAGCACATGAAAGTATTAAACGCAAGTTGATaaggaaaaaaaatatgaaaaaggaTATTAAGCCTAAAATGTAAAATCAAAACGTGAATGTGATTACTGTGACCTTTGTGCAAGTATACATTTATCCTTCGCTGCCGAAACAGATTCGTAACAGACAGTGATTGTTGTGATTGAATCACTGCAGACACTAGGTGTTCGCATTATCGCTAAGAGAAGTTCCTGCTGTACCGGTATACTAGCTGCTGAGTTGTCTGCATGTTTACCTCTTCCAGGGTAACAACACGTATGTGGTAGAGTTTGAAAACCCCGAGGAGGGATGGAGAGCTTTCTTTATACAGGTACGTATATccactgagtaagtgagtgagtattgttttacgccgcttctagcaatattcctacaCTGTCATGGCATCACAAAAAGAGAATATATAACTCGCCAAATTTgcttcacattgtacctatatgggggaatcgaacgttggttttcagcgtgacgagcggatgctttaaccattaggctacccaaccgccggAAATATTCAGGAAGCTTTAACAGGACTCCAATTAACTCTTCGTAGGCCCAATTCACTATATTAATTTACAGTAAGTCAGAGGGCACGAGGGAGGCGCTTCACTTCCACCAGCTGAGCACTTTTCATTATTGCCTCAATTTTATCAACCAACATGGGTCCAACCAGCTGACCACGTCGTCATTCATACGTCATGTGCAATGCCTTGTATATTTTGTGCTGTCTTCGTTTCGTCttctagactaacagctagtctctgaaatgaacgtattttactgaaaaaacgttcatagtgaaaaaataataatataatgaaatggagccctgagactttcttaattttcctgaagctatggaaatctagacttgccacattttctagacttgcgtgggttttcttggatatatatacttcagggtctgtacgacagactatttCGTCTTCCACAACATGCAGATGTCGGGATTCATTACGAAACAAGTGAATTTTATTTGCTGATTATTTCCATATTTTGAAATTGCATTCTCATAGCTTAAAACGAGGAAATTCTTTCATCAAATGTATTTGGATAAGCAGTGGTTCATTTCTGAAAAGTAAGATGTGCAATTTATGATGCATAAATGTACCCCGAATGATTTCTTAAAGGataggggctgtggggtagcctaatggttaaagcgttgcgCTGAAGACCCAGGCCAGTtggattcccaacatgggtacaatgcataaagcccatttctggtgtcccccgcagtgatattgccgGAGTGTTGCTAAAAACGGTGTAAATCCATCCACTCACACTTACACACCGGTATGAAAGTTTTTTCTCCTAGACTGTAAGGTACTTGGAAAACAACTGCCTTCTCCTTAACCAGTCCGAAGCTAAAATCTTAATATCAGACAAATTAATAAACATTGTGTTCTTTTTGTGTTACCCTTATTCACGAAATGGGGTAATTTCCATGTAGTACAGAAATGGTTAATAATTATATACGTAACCATTTTCATATTTACGAAGAGTTGCTTCATTGCGGTGATGTTGCAGCTGACGTTTCGTGGTGTCAACGACTCTGTGCTTGAGTTCACGACTGAGAGCCAGATCATCCCCGATACCTTCCCCTTCCCAGACTGCAGTGGAGAAAGTTGCCGAGGAACACTTGTCTGACGGCCTAAAATGTTTGATAACCTGATAGTGTTTCGACTATTACTTGTCGACCTGTTTGTTTTGTGCTATGTTTAACGCCACAGTCCGCACTATATTAGGTTTTTCTAGTCGACTAGTCACTGAGCAACAATAGACGACATTCGAGTGCTGTGACACACATCAGTCACTGGACCTGATCACTGGAACCATCATGGTATCCTTGAAACAATTACACGTTACCAGGAACCTGTTCCTGCCTGGACTCTCACGATGTGATGTGTCAGTGCCATATGCTATGGTTGTGTTATTCGTAGACTAGGGGTACCTTGGAATGAGCCATGGTTGAATCTACACTATCCACATGAAACGGTTATCTAATTTCAATAtaattattgttgaaataaaAGAATAGGAAAATGGCAAAGATATTTTTTTCGTATCCATAATGAGCATTCAAGAAATTATATCACTTAATTATGTCAATTATACCATCGGTGTTCAGTTTAAACATGTGCTTCTTAAGAAAAAGAAGGGAAGGTCCAGCCAGCCAGACCGTCTGTGTGGGATATAACACATAATGGCACAAATAAAGGACTTGTTCAGACATTTGGGCATCGGAGAAACCTACACACTGAAGTTCTAAAGAAGTCTTGACGTTTGTTAGCATGGTCCATTACTTCGAGTCGTTTAGCAGGTTTGCTATTTTCAAACGGGATATCAGGATCTTTAACATGAAGGGGCAACAACCAAATCTGCTGATGTGTGTCAGTTAGCCGCAAAACGTTCATGGTGATGTCAGTAAATCCTGCATGTCTTTTCCACCAGTTCGACGCAGCACACATTTTGACTCATGGCTGTACGTACCAGTCAGTTTCTCTGTCGCTGTTTGGCCATATACTCTGCGTGCTTCAAATAACTGACTTCGTAACTAATGCCTCTACGTAAAACAGTATCTTCGTTAAGACTCAAGACTCCGAAAACCTTCCAAAAGATGTCGATTCCGATCCTCCTCCAATAAGACCATGCCCGGTCTTGGAATCACTTTCTGAGAATATATCGCCCATTTTGTTCAAGTTGGTGAAATCATTCACACTGATTTCCCGATTGCCTAAAGATTCAAACTGAAATCGGTTAACTGCTACCCGTGGTAATAATGTGGAAGAACACAGATCAAGCAGTCAGAAttagacttgattgtttactgcCCTGACATGTGACAACTATAAAAGTACCAATCACTTGGTTGTCTTGCCAAAATTTGATTATTTTAATAAGGGTCCTTATGACCTAGCTGGAATGCTGCTTGTCAGGGCAGTGAAAGGATACAACGAACGTGAGGTGCTTATCTTTACTAAAATGGATCCTAGGTGACTTCTACTAACTGTAACAAAGACGGGATCAGACAGttacaaaggttatatcctttAACATTGATGGTGAAAATGTCGGGTTCATATTGTTCATACCATGACTTATGGCAAAAATCACTTCGTCATGGCGACAagacatcatgaacaatgctTTGACGCTGAATTCTACATGCGGCAACTGTGGATAGGCAGCCTATGTtggaaagtagatttgggtgtGTTTTCCTAAATTTAACAACTTTGAAAATGTACAGATATTATACTTGTGCCCACATCACACTGTTGACAACAGCAACATTTAGGCACCTCAAAATAATGACATTGGCACCCACATGTAGACAACAGTGGTAggtgtctaaaccggcactcattgggactgacgaaataatccggtttagacaaagtgctggaatgtagagctgatggtaaattaCAAGCTATGGATAGGACTGAGAttatatgccagtgttgacaacttgccggattggacagatgccggttttgacagcatGCAATGTCCATTCATTGTTTTTTAATGGAAATGAacaaagctgtaaaacatttctAAGAGTTTATTCCACAAAtttttctgagagaaaaaaaatatggaGTTATTATTTGGAATAAACGCACAAAGATATTtgtatgaataaatgatatacaaAATACAGCAAAGAAAGGTAGACCCAGTGACCATGCATACACTTGTGGTTGACATTCACATTTGTAATGTGTGTTAGAAATTGAGTCCATCTTACAGTCAATTTTCATGCAGTCATAGATGAGACACTTCAAAATAGAAATGACAGACCCTTTTCCATATCAATAGGAATTTTACAGTTTTTATTATATCTTAAACATCAAAGTACAACATATGCATACACCATCACATATCCACTTGGacaaagtatttttttaaaggtatgtatgtttcaaatatCAGAAGAATAATTGAGTTGATGGTACAATCTTGACTATGATGACTTCAGTGtgtgtttattatcaaataATGTTAAGAGCTACTTGTGTAAAGGTGAGCAAATCCTATTACATCATAAACAATTTTTCTCTAGAAAACAAATTATGGAGTGTATGGTACAAGCCAATATAGCGAATGTCATCAGATATCATTTTTTCACTGATGCATCACATTTAGAAAGGTCCTCCACATGCCTAATATAAAGCTTTTGGAAAGGTGTACTGAGGACAGGAAGGCGGTAACCTTTATCAACCAACCTCTAAGCACGAGTCATATGTTTCAAATGTTATCTCAAAAGTTGCCAAATGTTGgagctgttggaatattgtttgaaaagtTAAAGATCATacgcaacataaaacacaactttgcagattctgatgcctttaggtatgcacttaccaaaaccaTTCAAGATAAAACtctatgtctggtttattgacacccatgtgtctgcctgcctgtctgctaaattTCAATCACTGATCACATGCAATTTAAAATTAACTCCTATCatgcttataagccataaacaaagagctggcTAAGCATATTGGCAGATAAACCAGTGGCCAATAACAAGGTGTCGTTTCACTGGAGTATACCACCAGCTCTGACCGGGTTCAATATCGCAGCTGCTTCATTTCGAGGAAGGTTAACCAAAGTACAAGATATTGCACTTTCGATTTGGAgttatatgcttataattttgtttatttgttttttttcacaatcaccaatgcattttatatatcatcaacaagtgataactgtgttataattgtttgatttttggatcgcatgtgacctttaactagtGGAAAATCCCTCTTTTCATACAGCCTTGTGAATACTTTATTAGTGCTGAATTTTTATGCATAGAGTACTAAGAACCTCTTAAGTTGAAAGGACCTTACTATGAGTTTTAGGGACATGACATAAAAGAGGGGACAAAATTTGCGGAAGATTAATTAATATATTGTATTATCATATCATTTCTACAAACATCTAATGTGACTGAATAGTATTACGAACAATTACACTGACACTGTGTATCTAAACACCTTATTGGTGTAGGCGTTCACGTTAGATACTGTACATGCTTATCTTAATATATATTCCAGCATAAAACAATACAGTATAGTTAAACAGGATCTATTCAAAACATTATTAAGCCAATGCAACAATTACAACCAGCCTTCCACTATTGCAATGGAAATTTTATGAATGAACCtcttatactgaacagcaaaagaaacgtaagtctggctttttgtcaagtattTAAATAGGAGACAACAGAAATTATATCTAATTGTTTATTTTAATAGAAAACACTGTGTATGTAACAATGACATCAACATTTAATTGCCTTAAGTTCAAACTGATCACAGTCCGTCAACTGGAGATACACCTGAAAGGGAAAGGTGACAGTCTTTTTAGTAACTCATATAATCTGCTTGAGCTTCTTGAACACAGGCTATGCAAAGTCACCTCATTGAGTTCACAAGAGTCAGAAAGAATGCCTGAGGGAGGTGGTTCTACTCAAACACCTGTCTCTGTACTAAACGTGAAAGTGTGAGTGGCTGTCTACCTGCAGCAATCTTGCATCCAATTTCATTCCAGGATACTAGATGGGAGCCATATCCCGGGAAAGAGATGGTCGAGGAAGAATGTTAATGTTCTGATCCAGAAAATCCATCAACACTCTTGCTGTGTGAAGGCTGTTAAACTGCATAAACTAAGGCTGCTGTTACTGTTGCTCTTGCATACGAGCTATCATGCATGAGTGTCCAGTAGGGGAACAATCAGCAAACAGCCCCAGTTAGCTGATGACATTGAGAAAGTCATGTAATGACAGCCCAATTGTCTAGCTACAGCATGTACACCTCCTAGCATCAATACTGAGCTGTTATTTGACACAAACCTTTATAAAGGATACTTGCGAGTGAAATGCATGTATTCCATTCATAGCCGTCAATGCCCGTGCTAAAATTATGGTTTTACAGCactgttggtgtgtttgtgctAATGTTTCTATGGACACCAAACTGCATGACATCATCTCATCTGGGATCATTATGTGACTTTATGATGAACGTTTGATAAACGTAAtcgcttacttttatgatacttcattttttcgaaacttgtaCTTCTTTTGCTGAgcagtatattatttgtaagtgCAGATGGCTGAGCTATCATGATCAAGTTGAGGGTTATTTAAACTACATCTGCAAAAAAGTATGGTAATTAAATGGTATGTACAAGGAAATCAAGTACAAGGTATGTTACTCTAAATATACAAGCACCAAAAAAGTTCTGAGAGCATTTATCTCTGACAAGATGCAAAGCTTTACAGTCAAACAATCTACCCCATGCACAACCCCTTCAACTTGTTATGACGGTAGGTGCGGAAAAACCTTGCCTGACACAAAgcaatatatatttgatgaaaacagtgaagta
The nucleotide sequence above comes from Haliotis asinina isolate JCU_RB_2024 chromosome 5, JCU_Hal_asi_v2, whole genome shotgun sequence. Encoded proteins:
- the LOC137284759 gene encoding autocrine proliferation repressor protein A-like, which gives rise to MVFRCVVFLVLALRCAHGGVLEDYVNRYDPHYTYEVLKDHTYRGPDYTLYVLNMTSQKWKDETVVTNPIWWHYLTITVPDKLVFRDSAFILIDGGSNHDGPPSVKDNFVSLTTMMAASTGCIGADLKMIPNQPTTFLADPTHKARSEDAVIAWTWKTFVQVNSSDPEFLLRFPMTKASVRGMDTIANFSQSLLNINIDKFYVAGASKRGWTTWTTAAVDPRVMGISPIVMDLLHMVKNLHHHFRAYGGWTFAFKDYYELNFTESLDNPNTQKMADIIDPISYNDKLTMPKLIISTGGDEFFLPDDSHYYYKDLNGPKYLRILPNAEHSCAGHEISLLFTMRAFFMSIMSATPLPKFSWVRELTANGGKITVTTETEPLTVTAYWAKTIGGERRDFRLLVGTPGDPDKPFPHPVVWHSQSTEYAGNNTYVVEFENPEEGWRAFFIQLTFRGVNDSVLEFTTESQIIPDTFPFPDCSGESCRGTLV